Proteins co-encoded in one Plasmodium reichenowi strain SY57 chromosome 10, whole genome shotgun sequence genomic window:
- a CDS encoding DNA2/NAM7 helicase, putative: MWEEWDDECFVRNFFNWNIFTKYFKDNEFQELEEKIKEKYSNIKLDELHKKDDNENNDNVLLILHSFIEEKKYVDASDFLINIILRWNYYTSLRSEKELNLKAVKNRLKMNVDICTLPDLYNNFEEYFYSYFPLFLIETQQLINNKKENEDIIEYDVNIINDIKETYNYEFFVNISYDSIIHANIFFGDLVLLKFIPKKTAKNDTQKKYTPLFDSSKKKSDVSSNYSCSNQNDKISTDSSSVCTDPEDQKNDRTCGVTNGDTCGVTNGDTCGVTDGDTCGVTNGDTCGVTNGVTCGVTNGVTCGVTNGDTCGVTNGDTCGVTNDHTNVHTNDRTNDHTNDHTNVHPNRATHSDNNNNANINNKKNSPLLLSRDKIDEVTQFNYDKKEDLNDRLKNGKELIDCKNGVEKNRKEISDENNDDIYMVRKYCVRHLLGYVVAKSRENIKIKFNLSYPNFDIIDKVRKEIIYEIFNNETIMHNYFIRISKLTSLISTIRLFNCLFNFRNSCILNEIVEVNTNHDEEVNMHDVVIQNEKPVKKRKRGEDPHDNSDKEELMKGCKDNNIEKEKDDEKNLQDNEIRQNRNIHMNDINLVNINQEELHNIQLSDNITEEYLIEKIKNYLKSYMCDDFKNKDIMNKMSNERNITRALKNICNYDEHNYIDNKKKKNVLSIHNNNNKNEVMRQNDYMLEPLDEYYKGLEYIPELLRNRFFSMYNKYQLRAINNSILNDGITLIQGPPGTGKTTTILGIISALIFYEKDQNVEADIIQKDKSLETRKSMIDEHPYVPFNVSIKEEKKSPYVWLNYDKNDDYCYMNDNCFDAMEYEDFHHIEENQKEEGKNIFHINKSNLNEKNDAYAIHLSIMNASNRTLKVDESVDVNHTNDENNDVYKNNENRIKNLISLTESYYYSYVNNDNMLKTNLGCIGENKNEKSNYSYYVSESKEIIKNDGDGDCDCDGDDGDGDDGDGDDDGDDGDDDDDGYDDDGDHHDDNGDDNYNNDEEPNYHIYEQNNDNLNFKFHGLKLEDKEEKDKGYNNDKSSYNIYNNNYEIERKEKNMSKNMSKNMSKNVSKNMPKNMSKNMPKNMSKNVSKNMPKNMSKNVSKNMPKNMSKNVSKNMSKNLTKKQKKSNRLNLIKNKKILVCAPSNAAIDEILRRLVSSDLGILDENGNLFNPIVTRIGGNVSTDLLEFSLEFKEQLYFYLNKKDENKMIKSNLLKTSTIICSTLSSSSNTSLINNIKKFDAIIIDESSQSVEIDILIPLSFACNKIILVGDPKQLSATVFSLYAKKHKYARSLFERLQKKYLTNERKYNMLSIQYRMHPEISEFPKKCYYKNKIRDAPHFLFTVLKELEISKYIKRKKNTKSITNITNMTNITNMTNITNITNITNMTNITNMTNITNMTNITNMTNISNIIRDDENQFNDEVQNKYLEHLLCNFNLVEFIKKHMGITSTSLNKIMLCQENQGLLDWFCIPLLQHSVFYDISFSKQKKIKNSYINVEESEVVIHFIEFLHYIFMSENMTQWYKRIGIITPYATEKFFLKKILKRFFISKGYSKNISNFIDVGTVDGFQGTEKDIIIFVCVRTKGNLKRKKKKEKNNKNITKNVNEDITKHLEEKNILEKDNQNNEVITNTNDELILLSSSSENSIDEEIDSSNLFFSNYKRLNVALTRARFNLFIFGNCKFLKHCDEWDKIIEHYKTKNKIIKIKRKKFYKKINNNILNHMNEEELFDNNVEVINKKIENSFYNKNIIDYNFEPIYEKNNSSFDFSKYMDMSGEELYEIQKSKINNKDNKDGENNMIDHKIEDNNMDIINFFKELYMDDIISESLMEYDKNKDTYDMGINLGQQVNNNNLFQDHLNVLNEMKDKNINEDNIGSTEKENVLIEKINNNENNKYDEENNKGISLNNEHFENDTNDVLNINDMNKKKQKKEDNEESYEKAKINSLSNKNNNIYYLKDNNYFIDTLFNYCKSNKNLHFAVQTILPNFSKRFLSNSLD, encoded by the coding sequence atgtgGGAAGAATGGGATGACGAATGTTTTGtaagaaatttttttaattggaatatatttactaaatattttaaagatAATGAATTTCAAGAGCTAGAAGAGAAAATAAAAGAGAAATATAGTAATATAAAACTTGATGaattacataaaaaagatgataatgaaaataatgataatgttTTGTTAATATTACATTCATTTATTGAAGAAAAGAAGTATGTAGATGCTTCtgattttttaattaatattatattaagaTGGAATTATTATACTAGTTTAAGAAGtgaaaaagaattaaatcTTAAAGCAGTAAAGAATAgattaaaaatgaatgtAGATATTTGTACTCTACCAGatctttataataattttgaagaatatttttattcatactttcctttatttttaattgaAACACAACAactaataaataataaaaaagaaaatgaagatattatagaatatgatgttaatattattaatgatattaaagaaacatataactatgaattttttgttaatatatcttATGATAGTATAATACATGcaaacatattttttggTGACCTTGTTCTACTAAAATTCATACCAAAAAAAACAGCCAAAAATGATactcaaaaaaaatacacaCCATTATTTGATtcttcaaaaaaaaaatcagACGTATCATCAAATTATTCGTGTAGTAATCAAAACGACAAAATATCGACCGACTCTTCGTCTGTGTGTACAGATCCTGAGGATCAAAAAAATGATCGTACATGTGGTGTTACAAATGGTGATACATGTGGTGTTACAAATGGTGATACATGTGGTGTTACAGATGGTGATACATGTGGTGTTACAAATGGTGATACATGTGGTGTTACAAATGGTGTTACATGTGGTGTTACAAATGGTGTTACATGTGGTGTTACAAATGGTGATACATGTGGTGTTACAAATGGTGATACATGTGGTGTTACAAATGATCATACAAATGTTCACACAAATGATCGTACAAATGATCATACAAATGATCATACAAATGTTCATCCAAATCGCGCAACACATTCtgataacaataataatgccaacattaataataaaaagaacTCTCCTCTTTTGTTATCACGTGACAAAATAGACGAAGTAACTCAATTTAATTATGATAAGAAGGAAGATTTAAACGATAGGttaaaaaatggaaaagAATTAATTGATTGTAAAAATGGTGTAGAAAAAAATCGTAAAGAAATAAGTGAcgaaaataatgatgatatatatatggttAGAAAATATTGTGTACGTCATTTATTAGGTTATGTAGTAGCGAAAAGTCgagaaaatattaaaataaaatttaatttaagTTATCCAAACTTTGATATTATTGACAAAGttagaaaagaaataatatatgaaatatttaataatgaaaCTATAATgcataattattttattcgTATATCAAAGTTGACCAGTTTAATTTCGACAATTCGTTTGTTTAACtgtttatttaattttagAAACTCATGTATATTGAATGAAATTGTAGAGGTTAATACAAATCATGATGAGGAAGTCAACATGCATGATGTAGTTATACAAAATGAGAAACCTGTGAAGAAACGTAAGAGGGGTGAAGACCCTCATGATAACTCTGATAAAGAGGAATTAATGAAAGGGTGcaaagataataatatagagaaagaaaaggacgacgaaaaaaatttacaagataatgaaataagacaaaatagaaatatacatatgaatgatataaatttagtaaatataaatcaaGAAGAATTACATAATATTCAATTAAGTGACAATATAACTGAAGAATAtttaatagaaaaaattaaaaattatttaaaaagttATATGTGTGAtgattttaaaaataaagacataatgaacaaaatgTCGAATGAAAGAAATATTACAAGAGCattaaagaatatatgtaattatGACGAACATAACTATATtgataacaaaaaaaaaaaaaatgtattatctattcataataacaataataaaaatgaagtGATGCGGCAAAATGATTATATGCTTGAACCTTTAgatgaatattataaaggTCTGGAATATATTCCAGAATTATTAAGAAACCGTTTTTTTAgtatgtataataaatacCAATTACGTGCCATTAATAATAGTATATTGAATGATGGTATAACTTTAATTCAAGGACCACCAGGTACAGGAAAGACGACGACGATTTTAGGAATTATAAGTGCACTAATATTTTATGAGAAAGATCAAAATGTTGAAGCTGATATTATACAAAAGGACAAGAGTTTGGAAACAAGAAAATCTATGATAGATGAGCATCCGTATGTACCTTTTAATGTGTCTATAAAAGAAGAGAAAAAAAGTCCTTATGTATGGTTAAATTATGATAAGAATGATGATTACTGTTATATGAATGACAATTGTTTCGATGCTATGGAATATGAAGACTTTCATCATATTGAAGAGAATCAAAAAGAAGAAgggaaaaatatttttcatataaataaaagtaatttaaatgaaaagaatGATGCGTATGCTATACATTTAAGTATTATGAATGCATCAAATAGAACATTAAAGGTTGATGAAAGTGTAGATGTAAATCATacaaatgatgaaaataatgatgtGTATAAGAATAACGAAaatagaataaaaaatttgatATCCTTAACGGAgtcttattattattcatatgtaaataatgataatatgtTGAAAACCAATTTGGGTTGTATAGGAGAAAATAAGAATGAAAAAAGTAATTATTCGTATTATGTCAGTGAAAgtaaagaaattattaaaaatgatggTGATGGTGATTGTGATTGTGATGGTGATGATGGTGATGGTGATGATGGTGATGGTGATGATGATGGTGATGATggtgatgatgatgatgatggttatgatgatgatggTGATCATCATGATGATAATGgtgatgataattataataatgatgaagaaccaaattatcatatttatgaacaaaataatgaCAATTTGAATTTTAAATTTCATGGATTAAAATTAGAAGACAAGGAAGAAAAAGACAAAGGTTacaataatgataaatcatcatacaatatttataataataattatgaaatagaaaggaaagaaaaaaatatgtcAAAAAATATGTCAAAAAATATGTCAAAAAATGTATCAAAAAATATGCCAAAAAATATGTCAAAAAATATGCCAAAAAATATGTCAAAAAATGTATCAAAAAACATGCCAAAAAATATGTCAAAAAATGTATCAAAAAATATGCCAAAAAATATGTCAAAAAATGtatcaaaaaatatgtCAAAAAATCTAAcgaaaaaacaaaaaaaaagtaatcGATTAAatcttataaaaaataaaaaaattttggTATGTGCTCCATCGAATGCAGCTATCGATGAGATATTAAGAAGGTTAGTATCAAGTGATTTAGGTATATTAGATGAAAATGGCAATTTATTTAATCCTATAGTTACTAGAATAGGAGGTAATGTTAGTACAGATCTTTTAGAATTTAGTTTAGAATTCAAAGaacaattatatttttatttaaataagaaagatgaaaataagATGATAAAAAGTAATCTTTTAAAAACGTCAACTATAATATGTTCTACTTTATCATCAAGTTCCAATACAtcattaattaataatataaaaaaatttgatGCTATAATTATAGATGAATCATCTCAATCAGTCGAAATAGATATATTGATTCCATTATCTTTTGCATGcaacaaaattattttagTAGGGGATCCAAAACAATTATCAGCAACagtattttctttatatgCTAAGAAACATAAATATGCAAGATCATTATTTGAAAGactacaaaaaaaatatttaacaaatgaaagaaaataCAATATGTTATCTATTCAGTATAGGATGCATCCAGAAATCTCTGAATTTCCTAAAAAgtgttattataaaaataaaattagGGATGCTCCTCATTTTTTGTTTACAGTACTAAAGGAGTTGGAGATAAGTAAGTacataaaaagaaaaaaaaatacaaaaagtataacaaatataacaaatatgaCAAATATAACTAATATGAcaaatataacaaatataacaaatataacaaatatgaCAAATATAACTAATATGACAAATATAACTAATATGAcaaatataacaaatatgacaaatatatcaaatataataagGGATGACGAAAATCAATTTAATGATGAGGTACAAAATAAGTATCTAGAACACCTTTTAtgtaattttaatttagttgaatttataaaaaaacatatgGGAATAACTTCCACCTCTTTAAATAAGATTATGTTATGCCAGGAGAACCAGGGTTTACTTGATTGGTTCTGTATTCCCTTATTACAACATAGTGtattttatgatatatcattttcaaaacaaaaaaaaataaaaaattcttaTATTAACGTTGAAGAGAGTGAAGTGgttatacattttatagaatttttacattatatatttatgtcCGAAAATATGACACAGTGGTATAAACGTATAGGTATAATAACACCTTATGCAACAgagaaattttttttaaagaagaTATTAAAGCGCTTTTTTATAAGCAAGGGTTATAGTAAGAATATATCGAATTTTATTGACGTGGGAACAGTGGATGGGTTCCAAGGGACTGAAAAGgacattattatatttgtgtGTGTAAGAACAAAAGGGAATCTCAAAcgaaaaaagaaaaaagaaaagaataataaaaatattaccAAAAATGTAAATGAAGATATTACAAAACATTtggaagaaaaaaatattttagaaaaagataatcaaaataatgaGGTCATTACAAATACAAATGACGAATTAATTTTGTTATCATCTTCTTCCGAAAATAGTATTGATGAAGAAATTGATTCTTcgaatttatttttttcaaattatAAAAGATTAAATGTAGCATTGACCCGAGCTCGTTtcaatttatttattttcgGCAATTGTAAATTTTTGAAACATTGTGATGAGTGGGATAAAATTATTGAACATTACAAAACgaagaataaaataataaaaataaagcgtaaaaagttttataaaaagataaataataatatattgaatCATATGAATGAAGAAGAGTtatttgataataatgttgaagtaattaataaaaaaatagaaaattcattttataataaaaatattattgatTATAATTTTGAGCCTATTTATGAAAAGAACAATTCCTCATTTGATTTCTCAAAGTATATGGATATGTCCGGAGAGgaattatatgaaattcaaaaaagtaaaataaataacaaggataataaagatggggaaaataatatgattgATCACAAAATTGAAGATAACAATATggatattataaatttctTTAAAGAATTGTATATGGACGATATTATAAGTGAATCCTTGATGGAATATGATAAGAACAAGGATACATATGATATGGGTATTAATTTGGGCCAACaagtaaataataataatttatttcaaGATCATCTTAATGTGTTAAATGAAATGAAAGACaagaatataaatgaagataatattGGTAGTActgaaaaagaaaatgttCTTATAGAAaagataaataataatgaaaataataaatatgatgaagaaaacaataaaggtatatctttaaataatgaacattttgaaaatgatacaaatgatgtattaaatattaatgatatgaacaagaaaaaacaaaaaaaagaagacAATGAAGAATCATATGAAAAAGcaaaaataaattcatTATCCAATAAgaataacaatatatattatttaaaggataataattattttatagaCACTTTGTTTAATTATTGtaaatcaaataaaaatttacatTTTGCAGTTCAGACAATTTTGCCAAATTTTTCTAAAAGGTTTTTATCGAACTCTTTGGATTAG
- a CDS encoding hypothetical protein (conserved Plasmodium protein, unknown function~part of same gene as PRSY57_1009800A~gap found within coding sequence) — protein sequence KSKKAKEATCVKNSKMFLIFNSYCITSTGC from the coding sequence AAAAGTAAAAAAGCAAAAGAAGCAACATGTGTAAAGAATTCAAAAATGTTCTTAATATTCAATTCCTATTGTATTACATCCACTGGgtgttaa
- a CDS encoding dolichyl-phosphate-mannose protein mannosyltransferase, putative (part of same gene as PRSY57_1010100A~gap found within coding sequence), whose translation EKSVTGRKINCDEIVTLKHVKSNGYLIGSKHDSILSNNYELSVHKDNEYGKFQVVCEKKKNTSYWEIGENVYLKNINQNGYLSTSKSYEFNQYNCHNCPIMYHLEACILKYSYPRDDQKWRAKSGVIIANFSDDKNEKVNRDEL comes from the exons AAGAAAAAAGTGTTACGggaagaaaaataaattgtGATGAAATTGTTACATTGAAGCATGTGAAGTCTAATGGGTATTTAATAGGTTCGAAGCATGATTCTATTTTGTctaataattatgaa TTGAGTGTACATAAAGATAATGAGTATGGAAAATTTCAAGTAGTATGtgagaagaaaaaaaatacatcATATTGGGAAATAGGCGAAAATGTTtacttaaaaaatattaatcaAAATGGATATTTATCTACAAGTAAAAGTTATGA aTTTAATCAATATAATTGCCATAACTGTCCTATAATGTATCACCTTGAGGCGTGCATTTTGAAATATAGCTATCCAAGGGACGACCAAAAATGGAGAGCTAAATCG GGGGTTATTATTGCCAACTTTAGTGACGacaaaaatgaaaaagtaAATAGAGACGAActttaa
- a CDS encoding ankyrin-repeat protein, putative, which yields MATEERVKLLVAARKGIYEDVVSLSKLQIPLGDYVQPPHNRTALWYSCRNGSLKMARLILKKGSNINHKDSKGMSPLHICVKYGHINIAKFLIENKADIDIKDNEGQTPIFYAIIYKHYDIVKLLIENGADVQIRDNNKASVYDYADFNGKTQLSTYILYKSNEIIVEK from the exons ATGGCAACA GAAGAGAGAGTCAAATTGCTAGTCGCTGCTCGAAAGg gCATATATGAAGATGTGGTTTCCTTGTCTAAATTGCAGATTCCCCTAGGCGATTATGTTCAACCTCCC CATAATAGGACAGCTCTTTGGTACTCTTGTAGAAATGGAAGTTTAAAAATGGCTAgattaattttaaaaaaaggaagtaatataaatcataaGGATTCCAAAGGAATGTCACCACTTCATATATGTGTTAAATATGgacatataaatatagcTAAATTTCTTATTGAAAATAAAGCTGACATAGATATAAAAGAcaat gAAGGACAAACTCCCATTTTCTATGCtataatatacaaacaTTATGAT atCGTTAAATTATTGATAGAAAATGGAGCTGATGTGCAAATAAGAGACAAC aatAAGGCAAGCGTTTATGATTATGCAGATTTCAATGGAAAGACACAATTATCTAcctatatattatacaaaa gTAACGAAATTATTGTAGAAAAATAA
- a CDS encoding eukaryotic translation initiation factor 2 beta subunit, putative — MEDKVEDAGSAFVDLDKIVNDDSKQLFDFGEKKKKKKKKEVVEKVEEIIIDGTGKVFERGAVYPYDELLHRIQDLINKHNIDLCISKKYTIKPPQVVRVGSKKVAWINFKDICTIMNRNEEHVFHFVLAELGTEGSIAGEGQLVLKGKYGPKHIEALLRKYITEYVTCQMCKSPNTTMEKDSRTRLFHQHCNACGAT, encoded by the coding sequence ATGGAAGATAAAGTTGAAGATGCTGGATCAGCTTTTGTTGATTTAGATAAAATAGTAAATGACGATTCGAAACAATTATTTGATTTTGGtgagaagaaaaagaaaaagaagaagaaagaGGTTGTAGAAAAGGTAGAAGAGATTATTATAGATGGTACAGGGAAAGTTTTTGAAAGAGGAGCTGTATATCCATATGATGAATTATTACATCGAATTCAAgatttaattaataaacataacatagatttatgtatatctaaaaaatatactaTTAAACCCCCACAAGTAGTTCGAGTTGGATCTAAAAAAGTAGCATGGATTAATTTTAAAGATATATGTACTATTATGAACAGAAATGAAGAACATGTTTTCCATTTTGTTTTAGCAGAATTAGGAACTGAAGGATCAATAGCTGGAGAAGGACAATTAGTTTTAAAGGGAAAGTATGGACCTAAACATATTGAAGCACTcttaagaaaatatattactgAATATGTAACTTGCCAAATGTGTAAAAGTCCTAATACAACTATGGAAAAGGATAGTAGGACAAGACTTTTTCATCAGCACTGTAATGCTTGTGGAGCAACAAG
- a CDS encoding hypothetical protein (conserved Plasmodium protein, unknown function~part of same gene as PRSY57_1009800B~gap found within coding sequence): MSEKKNNKKKKKKLILVQENGVRTNSLDNYTGLGTCIFFRFHKNKKTQEKYYGYFLEGKKHGYGQYIYYNGDVYKGTYEHGKKSGIGTYIYNIDKKRKKKKNEKIKVSDDKESDDKESDDKESDDKESDDKESDDKESDDKESDDKERDDNESDDKESDDKESDDKESDDKESDDNESDDNESDDNESDDNESDGNENHEEDKSDSELFKKNKFSKELMAHIKNMNKKKKEKKKIIKLPLERESCYYYGNYINGLKHNEGMMVYENGDVYIGMWKFGEKNGHGKYIYKKCKSILEGNWVEGYLSYGKWTLPN, encoded by the exons ATGTCTGAAAAGAAgaataacaaaaaaaaaaaaaaaaagttgATATTAGTCCAAGAGAATGGAGTAAGGACCAATTCGTTAGACAATTATACAGGCTTAGGTACCTGCATATTTTTTCGctttcataaaaataaaaagacacaagaaaaatattacgGCTATTTCTTAGAAGGAAAAAAACATGGATACG gccaatatatatattataatggGGATGTGTATAAAGGGACGTATGAGCATGGTAAGAAAAGCGGTATAggtacatatatttataatattgataagaaaagaaaaaaaaagaaaaatgaaaaaataaaagtaagCGATGATAAAGAAAGTGATGATAAAGAAAGTGATGATAAAGAAAGTGATGATAAAGAAAGTGATGATAAAGAAAGTGATGATAAAGAAAGTGATGATAAGGAAAGTGACGATAAGGAAAGAGACGATAACGAAAGTGACGATAAAGAAAGTGATGATAAAGAAAGTGATGATAAAGAAAGTGATGATAAAGAAAGTGATGATAACGAAAGTGACGATAACGAAAGTGATGATAACGAAAGTGACGATAACGAAAGTGATGGTAATGAAAATCATGAGGAGGATAAATCCGATTCtgaattatttaaaaaaaataaattctCCAAAGAATTAATGgcacatataaaaaatatgaataaaaaaaaaaaggaaaagaagaaaataattaaacTGCCTTTAGAAA gGGAAAGTTGTTATTACTATGGGAATTATATCAACGGCTTAAAACACAATGAAGGTATGATGGTATATGAGAACGGAGATGTCTATATAGGAATGTGGAAATTCGGAGAGAAAAATGGACATG gtaaatatatatataagaaatgTAAGAGTATATTAGAAGGTAATTGGGTTGAGGgatatttatcatatggAAAGTGGACTCTTCCAAATG
- a CDS encoding hypothetical protein (conserved Plasmodium protein, unknown function) yields the protein MYDHKTFKDLLQFYDDLEKEEVLVLFFHSTLLDNNYIYELKSEKKIVFSENENIEINDSYVKYKIDKRNKDLLITRILIHPEWRNNNHNYNFTYKQIHTCDTYNLNILKIGNSLVIQLIDIEDPSSIHSCTINIQEYINKNITDKYINVNNYNEYIYVDKLEKIFQSNILNYMISKNKNKEKIHINKNNTNDIYNNKCHTYQTQNITINPHTKNCDKNYLLHNFNDTYFDDKNPPLLTNHILPNINQPHPVLKPDGLLVGPNNKFFNPGKLRYDPMGPFGNEPNSDNRPFEYQNNFPF from the coding sequence ATGTATGATCATAAAACGTTTAAAGATTTGCTACAATTCTATGATGACCTGGAAAAGGAAGAAGTGTTggttttatttttccaCAGCACGTTGttagataataattatatatatgaattgAAGAGTGAGAAGAAAATCGTTTTTTCcgaaaatgaaaatatcgaaataaatgattcatatgtaaaatataaaatagaTAAAAGGAATAAGGATTTACTAATAACAAGAATATTAATACATCCAGAATGgagaaataataatcataattataattttactTATAAACAAATTCATACATGTGATacttataatttaaatatattaaaaatagGAAACTCATTAGTTATACAGCTAATAGATATAGAAGATCCATCATCTATTCATTCTTGTACAATTAATATCCAGgagtatataaataaaaatataacagacaaatatattaatgtaaataattataatgaatatatttatgtagacaaattagaaaaaatttTCCAAAGCAATAtcttaaattatatgatcagcaaaaataaaaacaaggaaaaaattcatataaataaaaataatacaaatgatatatataacaacaAATGTCATACATATCAAACacaaaatattacaattaATCCACATACTAAAAATTgtgataaaaattatttattacataattttaatgatacttattttgatgataaaaatCCACCCCTTTTAACAAATCACATTTTACCAAATATTAATCAACCTCATCCAGTTTTAAAACCTGACGGTCTTCTAGTTGGaccaaataataaattttttaatcCTGGAAAATTAAGATATGACCCTATGGGCCCTTTTGGTAACGAGCCAAATTCTGACAATAGACCGTTTGaatatcaaaataatttccccttttaa
- a CDS encoding succinate dehydrogenase subunit 4, putative, with protein MKLKLNLAKKKKGFEVPGLDGFKNVVNKLLGTGVERYFKIVNIAIVFLFLTIIHYIRAYNKRGSRYRSKNALYMYYGFLVCLIGFAVSINWIYIEYVKNKKKKSNSPLDVKVVGKKNK; from the exons atgaagctgaaattaaatttagcaaaaaaaaaaaaaggatttGAAGTCCCAGGATTAGATGGATTTAAGAATGTAGTGAATAAATTACTAGGAACAGGTGTAGAaagatattttaaaatagTTAACATAGCAATagtttttttattcttgACTATTATTCATTACATAAGagcatataataaaagagGCTCACGTTATAGAAGTAAAAATGCACTCTATATGTATTACGGATTTTTGGTATGTCTAATTGGTTTTGCCGTTAGTATTAATTG gATATACATTgaatatgtaaaaaataaaaaaaagaaaagcAACTCGCCACTAGATGTGAAAG tTGTTGgcaaaaaaaataaataa
- a CDS encoding dolichyl-phosphate-mannose protein mannosyltransferase, putative (part of same gene as PRSY57_1010100B~gap found within coding sequence): MINSNLFVFFLLSLFLSKICTCLYVTDGSSIILENIGTKYKLFSTDMKWGTGSGNQLVTAVTTNKNEDDLLWTVSL; encoded by the exons aTGATTAATAGTAATTTGTTTgtgttttttcttttatctctttttttatcaaaaatatgtacatgTCTTTATGTAACTGATGGTAGTTCAATAattttagaaaatataggcacaaaatataa attGTTTTCTACTGATATGAAATGGGGAACGGGCTCAGGAAACCAGCTAGTG ACCGCAGTAACTACTAATAAGAATGAGGACGATTTATTATGGACCGTGAGTCTT